In one Apostichopus japonicus isolate 1M-3 chromosome 18, ASM3797524v1, whole genome shotgun sequence genomic region, the following are encoded:
- the LOC139958622 gene encoding inositol hexakisphosphate kinase 3-like: protein MVIFVGPGVEETLHSTCIELAPYAHQVGGHVGVLALDKQTVCKPHIDQEYQFYNELPRDLVKFVPKFKGVADVVVKKARDGYLNMVAFPYPRKTNNNRETTEKKHLKHWTSSNEQQKKIGCASRMHNSQTRSKISKPLYRVRFSQGGSLSIDQDSDSDDLFEDMSTESGYRRFGCNPWSMHCHRQQIAKMQKTEAADQSHKFLLLENVADQFHHPCILDLKMGIRSYGDDATEAKKQSHMAKVEGTTSAKLGVRACGMQIYRPDKGRYICRNKYYGRRLSEEGLRQAVEEFVFNGNRVRVEVIEAIMKEIQGLIETLSELDSYRFFGSSLLIIYEGSDNYCGSNFDTNVSPQFSQSCSWTETHRGSDPNIVKSGTQTEQDLGFHEELTQTTKELDFREEDSGLASDWDSERSGLEEDEEEEEAARDLEEEKVMKSDVKECSHNSGKQTFIRDETQELCNRKNRRTNPAISSPSSSSNIPDLNHHKASSPPLQRNHHNVQDPKSGGRLAQIKMIDFAHTEFRELSGTRGETYEGPDSDFVFGLENLLRIFSDILNENACGGGEDCATGSK, encoded by the exons ATGGTGATTTTTGTGGGGCCAGGGGTCGAGGAGACCCTTCATTCTACTTGCATTGAGTTGGCACCTTATGCCCATCAGGTCGGTGGACATGTTGGAGTCCTGGCATTGGACAAACAAACAGTCTGCAAGCCACATATTGACCAGGAATACCAGTTTTACAATGAACTACCTAGAGACCTAGTCAAATTTGTTCCAAAGTTTAAAG GTGTTGCTGATGTTGTGGTAAAGAAAGCCAGGGATGGTTACCTCAATATGGTGGCTTTTCCATATCCCAGAAAAACCAACAACAATCGTGAGACGACAGAGaagaaacatttgaaacattggACAAGCTCCAACGAGCAGCAAAAGAAGATTGGGTGCGCGTCCCGAATGCATAATTCGCAAACAAGGTCAAAAATTTCCAAACCTCTATACAG GGTAAGGTTCTCACAGGGTGGCAGCTTAAGCATTGATCAAGATTCAGACAGCGACGATCTATTTGAAGATATGTCAACAGAGAGTGGCTACCGCAGGTTCGGTTGCAACCCCTGGAGCATGCACTGTCATCGACAGCAAATAGCaaagatgcagaagacagaggCAGCTGATCAATCGCACA AATTTTTATTATTAGAGAATGTGGCAGATCAATTCCACCATCCCTGCATTTTGGATCTCAAGATGGGAATCCGTAGCTATGGAGATGACGCCACAGAGGCCAAGAAACAATCACACATGGCAAAAGTAGAGGGTACAACTTCAGCTAAATTAGGGGTACGAGCTTGCGGCATGCAG ATTTACAGACCAGACAAAGGTCGATACATTTGCAGGAATAAGTACTACGGGAGGCGGCTATCAGAGGAAGGACTCCGTCAAGCTGTTGAAGAATTTGTATTCAACGGTAATCGGGTCAGAGTGGAGGTCATAGAAGCCATCATGAAGGAAATTCAAGGACTAATAGAAACATTGTCAGAACTAGACTCATATAGATTTTTTGGAAGTTCACTTCTCATTATTTATGAAGGTTCTGACAATTATTGTGGGAGTAACTTTGATACGAACGTATCTCCTCAGTTTTCACAGTCCTGTTCATGGACGGAAACTCATCGAGGGAGTGACCCAAACATAGTGAAAAGTGGAACCCAAACAGAACAAGATTTGGGCTTTCATGAGGAACTTACACAAACTACAAAGGAGCTTGATTTTAGGGAAGAGGATTCAGGGTTGGCCTCAGATTGGGATTCAGAGAGGTCAGGCTTGGAAGAAGATGAAGAGGAAGAAGAGGCTGCCAGAGATCTTGAAGAGGAAAAAGTGATGAAGAGTGATGTGAAGGAATGCTCACATAACTCTGGGAAACAGACTTTCATACGGGATGAAACTCAGGAGCTCTGTAACAGGAAAAACAGGAGAACAAACCCTGCAAtctcatcaccatcatcatcttcaaACATTCCAGACTTAAATCACCATAAAGCATCATCACCTCCTCTGCAGAGAAATCATCATAATGTCCAAGATCCAAAGTCTGGCGGTCGTTTAGCTCAAATTAAAATGATTGACTTTGCTCACACAGAATTCAGGGAACTTTCAGGGACAAGGGGTGAAACATATGAGGGACCGGATTCAGATTTCGTGTTTGGGCTAGAGAATTTGCTTAGAATATTTAGTGACATTCTCAACGAGAATGCTTGTGGAGGGGGAGAAGACTGTGCTACTGGgtcaaaataa